In a single window of the Pseudomonas oryzihabitans genome:
- a CDS encoding ABC transporter permease yields MATYDAERVGSAPWLLTGPALLVFLTLLAAPLVLTAMLSLNLFSDTKGVIPVYSLANYLEVFGDDYFHEIFLRTGGMALAVTVCSVLIGVPETLIIARMRAPWRSLFLLVVLGPLLISVVVRTLGWAILLGNNGLINQALQALGVIDFPIRMMFTQFGVVLALTHVLVPFMVIAVWASLQKLDLQVEQAGLSLGASRMTTFRRVVLPQIVPGILSGSIIVFALAASAFATPAIIGGRRLKVVATAAYDEFLGSLNWPLGAAIAVLLLIANLVIVVGCSRLAERRFKHVFE; encoded by the coding sequence ATGGCCACCTATGATGCCGAACGGGTCGGCAGCGCGCCCTGGCTGCTGACCGGCCCTGCGCTTCTAGTATTCCTGACCCTGCTGGCGGCGCCGCTGGTGCTCACGGCCATGCTGTCGTTGAACCTGTTCAGCGACACTAAGGGGGTGATTCCCGTGTACTCGCTCGCCAACTACCTGGAGGTGTTCGGCGACGACTATTTCCACGAGATCTTCTTGCGTACGGGTGGGATGGCGCTCGCCGTCACCGTCTGCTCGGTCCTGATCGGCGTACCGGAGACGCTCATCATCGCTCGCATGCGGGCACCCTGGAGGTCACTGTTCCTGCTGGTGGTGCTCGGACCACTGCTCATCTCGGTCGTGGTGCGCACCCTGGGGTGGGCCATCCTGCTGGGCAACAACGGGCTGATCAACCAGGCGTTGCAGGCGCTGGGCGTCATCGATTTTCCGATCCGCATGATGTTCACCCAGTTCGGGGTCGTGCTGGCGCTGACCCATGTGCTGGTGCCCTTCATGGTGATCGCCGTCTGGGCCAGCCTGCAAAAGCTCGATCTGCAGGTGGAGCAGGCCGGCCTGTCGCTGGGCGCTTCGCGGATGACGACCTTCAGGCGGGTGGTGCTGCCGCAGATCGTGCCGGGAATCCTCTCGGGCTCGATCATCGTCTTCGCCCTGGCGGCCTCGGCCTTCGCCACCCCCGCGATCATCGGCGGACGTCGCCTCAAGGTGGTGGCGACGGCGGCCTACGACGAATTCCTGGGTTCGCTGAACTGGCCGCTGGGCGCCGCCATCGCGGTGCTGCTGCTGATCGCCAACCTGGTGATCGTGGTGGGTTGCAGCCGGTTGGCCGAGCGCCGTTTCAAACACGTCTTCGAGTGA
- a CDS encoding ABC transporter permease has translation MYRNGFFSLAFHALFIAFIVAPLVVVMAVSFTGEGFISLPSGGLSLRWFEALWANQEMVDAFWLSLKLGLVSATVATLLAVPAALAISRYDFPGRGAITGFLMSPLMIPSVVLGIAFLRFFSLAQVGGSLWALSITHVIVVLPYALRLTLASTIGLERDAEHAALSLGASRLQTFWRVILPRIRTGVVGGWLLAFIQSFDELTMTVFVATPGTTTLPVAMYNQISQTIDPLITAASTVLILGTLAVMLLLDRLVGLDRVLIGEKQ, from the coding sequence ATGTACCGGAACGGTTTCTTCTCCCTTGCCTTTCATGCGCTTTTCATCGCCTTCATCGTCGCGCCACTGGTGGTGGTGATGGCGGTGTCCTTTACCGGCGAAGGCTTCATTTCATTGCCTTCCGGTGGCCTGTCGCTGCGCTGGTTTGAGGCGCTGTGGGCCAACCAGGAAATGGTCGATGCCTTCTGGCTGTCGCTCAAGTTGGGCCTGGTGTCGGCGACGGTCGCGACCTTGCTCGCGGTCCCCGCGGCGCTGGCGATCAGTCGCTACGACTTTCCCGGACGCGGGGCGATCACGGGCTTCCTGATGTCGCCGCTGATGATTCCCTCGGTGGTGCTGGGGATCGCCTTCCTGCGCTTCTTTTCCCTTGCCCAGGTGGGCGGCTCGCTGTGGGCGCTGAGCATCACCCACGTCATCGTCGTGCTGCCCTATGCCTTGCGGCTGACGCTGGCGTCCACTATCGGCCTGGAGCGCGATGCGGAACATGCCGCGCTATCCCTGGGCGCCAGTCGGTTGCAGACCTTCTGGCGGGTGATCCTGCCGCGGATCCGCACTGGCGTGGTCGGCGGCTGGCTGCTCGCCTTCATCCAGAGCTTCGACGAACTGACCATGACGGTCTTCGTCGCCACACCCGGCACCACGACCTTGCCGGTCGCCATGTACAACCAGATTTCCCAGACCATCGATCCCCTGATCACGGCGGCCTCCACGGTGCTGATCCTGGGCACCCTGGCGGTGATGCTGCTGCTGGATCGGCTCGTCGGCCTGGATCGGGTGCTGATCGGAGAGAAGCAATGA
- a CDS encoding NAD(P)/FAD-dependent oxidoreductase — MNDSSVSPSAEVIVVGGGLVGMAVAYGLAKAGTRTLVLDQGDDAFRASRGNFGLVWVQGKGFDRLEYSRWTRSSALAWAGLAEDLLKETDVDVRLKQPGGFHMCFSDQELAERQVRLAGMQAGLGDYPFEMLDQADLRARLPGIGPKVVGASYTPMDGHVNPLKLLRALHAGAQYHGATVLGRMPVERIDSAPGEFTVVTPGQRFTAPRLVLAAGLGNRPLGEQVGLHAPVAPNRGQVLVSERVRPFLDYPTINVRQTDEGSVQLGDSMEEVGFNDLTTTDVLARIAQRGVNTFPLLADVRLVRAWGALRVMSPDGYPIYQESASHPGAFVVTCHSGVTLAAAHATRIAPWVRGGEQPEELAVFAGERFLTGEVFSHAH; from the coding sequence ATGAACGACAGCAGCGTATCCCCCTCGGCAGAGGTCATCGTGGTTGGCGGTGGGCTGGTCGGCATGGCGGTCGCCTATGGCCTGGCGAAGGCCGGTACCAGGACGCTGGTGCTCGACCAGGGCGATGACGCCTTCCGCGCCTCCCGGGGCAACTTCGGTCTGGTCTGGGTGCAGGGCAAGGGCTTCGATCGCCTCGAATATTCCCGCTGGACGCGCTCCTCGGCGCTGGCCTGGGCCGGGCTGGCCGAGGACCTGCTGAAGGAGACGGACGTCGATGTCCGCCTGAAGCAGCCCGGCGGCTTTCACATGTGCTTTTCCGATCAGGAGCTGGCGGAGCGCCAGGTGCGGCTGGCAGGTATGCAAGCCGGTCTAGGTGACTATCCCTTCGAAATGCTGGATCAGGCGGATCTGCGGGCACGCCTGCCCGGCATCGGCCCAAAGGTCGTCGGGGCGAGCTATACGCCCATGGATGGCCACGTGAATCCGCTCAAGCTGCTGCGGGCCTTGCATGCGGGAGCGCAGTACCACGGGGCGACCGTACTGGGGCGGATGCCGGTCGAGCGGATCGATTCCGCGCCTGGCGAATTCACGGTGGTCACCCCCGGTCAGCGCTTCACCGCGCCGCGCCTGGTGCTGGCGGCGGGCCTGGGCAATCGGCCGCTGGGGGAGCAGGTCGGACTGCATGCCCCGGTCGCGCCAAATCGTGGGCAGGTGCTGGTCAGTGAGCGGGTTCGGCCCTTTCTCGACTACCCGACGATCAATGTGCGCCAGACGGACGAGGGCAGTGTGCAACTTGGCGATTCCATGGAGGAGGTCGGCTTCAACGACCTTACCACCACCGACGTGCTCGCCAGGATCGCCCAGCGTGGGGTCAACACCTTCCCACTGCTGGCTGACGTGCGCCTGGTGCGGGCCTGGGGCGCCCTGCGCGTCATGAGCCCGGATGGCTATCCGATCTACCAGGAGTCCGCGTCGCACCCCGGTGCCTTCGTCGTCACCTGCCACAGCGGCGTGACCCTGGCCGCGGCGCACGCGACCCGGATCGCGCCCTGGGTTCGGGGCGGCGAACAGCCGGAAGAGCTGGCGGTGTTCGCCGGCGAACGTTTTCTCACGGGGGAGGTGTTTTCCCATGCCCACTGA
- a CDS encoding (2Fe-2S)-binding protein has product MPTDSLFRRVDAEGGRLITLTFDDQAFQVPSGITVAAALLLAGIRQFRTSPVGGEARAPYCMMGVCFECLVEIDGVPSRQSCLIEATDGMRIRSQQGARELPFTAAESVVMEVQP; this is encoded by the coding sequence ATGCCCACTGATTCCTTGTTTCGCCGCGTGGACGCCGAAGGCGGCCGTCTCATCACCCTGACCTTCGACGACCAGGCCTTCCAGGTGCCGAGTGGTATCACGGTTGCCGCCGCCTTGCTGCTGGCCGGCATACGGCAATTCCGCACCTCCCCGGTGGGCGGTGAAGCCCGTGCGCCCTATTGCATGATGGGCGTGTGCTTCGAATGCCTGGTCGAGATCGATGGGGTGCCGAGTCGCCAGAGTTGCCTGATCGAGGCAACCGACGGCATGCGCATCCGTTCGCAGCAGGGCGCCAGGGAGCTGCCCTTCACCGCCGCCGAATCCGTGGTGATGGAGGTACAGCCATGA
- a CDS encoding NAD(P)/FAD-dependent oxidoreductase, which translates to MNLEPIDVVVIGAGPAGMAGARTLADLGLSVVLLDEQAAVGGQIYRGIGNATPARRELLGEDYAAGARLADAMKGANVRHETGASVWQITRERQVHYLKDGRVRSFAARAVLLATGAMERPFPIPGWTLPGVMTAGAAQILLKTAGIGPQGPVVLAGCGPLLYLLGWQYLRAGIPIAALVDTSRREDYWNARRHLLAALRAWPYLRKGVSLLRALRKGEVPHYTGAEQLQVEGEGQAQALSFVVDGKAQRVLANTVLLHQGVVPNIQFTQALRAQHRWDDAQLCFVPETDGWGALDVPFIAVAGDGAGIGGAQAAALQGQLAALGLARNLGQITPAQRDAQAAPLRAELERNLRIRPFLDALYRPREENRIPARDDVTICRCEEVTAGDVRRFVELGCSGPNQAKSFGRCGMGPCQGRMCGLTVTEIIAKSRGLTPDEVGYYRIRPPIKPITLGELASG; encoded by the coding sequence ATGAATCTCGAACCTATAGACGTCGTCGTCATCGGCGCGGGTCCTGCCGGCATGGCCGGGGCGCGAACCCTGGCGGACCTGGGCCTTTCCGTCGTGCTGCTGGACGAGCAGGCCGCGGTGGGCGGACAGATCTATAGAGGCATCGGCAACGCCACGCCGGCGCGGCGCGAGCTGCTCGGTGAGGATTATGCGGCAGGCGCCCGCCTGGCGGACGCGATGAAGGGTGCGAACGTGCGCCACGAAACGGGGGCTTCCGTCTGGCAGATCACCCGCGAGCGCCAGGTGCATTACCTCAAGGACGGACGGGTACGTTCCTTCGCCGCCAGGGCCGTGCTGCTGGCGACCGGCGCCATGGAGCGGCCCTTTCCCATTCCCGGCTGGACCTTGCCCGGTGTAATGACCGCTGGGGCCGCGCAGATCCTGCTCAAGACCGCCGGCATCGGTCCGCAGGGACCAGTGGTGCTGGCCGGGTGCGGACCGCTGCTCTACCTGCTTGGCTGGCAATACCTGAGGGCAGGCATACCCATCGCGGCCCTGGTGGACACCAGTCGCCGTGAGGACTACTGGAATGCGCGCAGGCACCTACTGGCGGCATTGCGGGCCTGGCCCTACCTGCGCAAGGGTGTCTCGCTGTTGCGCGCCCTGCGCAAGGGCGAGGTCCCGCACTACACCGGCGCCGAGCAGCTACAGGTCGAGGGGGAAGGGCAGGCCCAGGCGCTCAGCTTCGTCGTCGACGGGAAGGCACAACGGGTGTTGGCCAACACCGTGCTGCTGCACCAGGGCGTGGTGCCGAACATCCAGTTCACCCAGGCGCTCAGGGCCCAGCATCGCTGGGATGATGCGCAGCTGTGCTTCGTCCCGGAAACCGATGGCTGGGGCGCGCTCGATGTGCCCTTCATCGCGGTGGCCGGCGATGGCGCAGGGATTGGCGGTGCCCAGGCGGCCGCGTTGCAAGGGCAGCTCGCGGCGCTGGGGCTGGCGCGTAATCTGGGCCAGATCACCCCGGCCCAGCGCGATGCCCAGGCCGCGCCCCTGCGCGCCGAGCTGGAGCGCAACCTGCGTATCCGCCCCTTCCTCGATGCCCTGTATCGCCCGCGCGAGGAGAACCGCATTCCCGCCCGGGACGACGTCACCATCTGCCGCTGCGAAGAGGTCACGGCAGGCGATGTCCGCCGCTTCGTCGAGCTGGGCTGCAGTGGGCCCAATCAGGCGAAATCCTTCGGTCGCTGTGGCATGGGTCCCTGCCAAGGACGCATGTGCGGCTTGACCGTTACCGAGATCATCGCCAAGTCGCGGGGGCTCACGCCCGACGAGGTGGGCTACTACCGCATTCGCCCACCGATCAAGCCCATTACCCTGGGAGAGCTGGCCAGTGGCTGA
- a CDS encoding NAD(P)/FAD-dependent oxidoreductase, protein MIVIGAGLHGLSTAWQLAQRGVRVIVLEADYAGRHASGVNAGGVRTLGRHLAEIPLALASRALWHNLPELLGTDASFVASGQLKLAENDDELQQCRARVAELQAHGFTHEVLIDRQEVLELLPTVAPHVVGGIWVADDGYATPYRVVTAVRQAAERLGMVLHEQTPALSITQRGTRWQVETRQGRFEADQLVVTAGAWAGRLAAEVGEPVPTYPQGLMLMVTHRVAPFCRQVLGATGRALSFKQFDNGTVVIGGKLIGALDFEARHGEVDITRLVTSAQTVTDLFPHLRHLGINRTWSGIEAFTEDDLPVISNSSRASGLTYSFGYCGSGFQMSLGTGQRVAQLVLGESSPIDLAAFAIDRFHRDSSTPRLVKEPICNPLPVSKPTSV, encoded by the coding sequence GTGATCGTCATCGGCGCCGGGCTGCATGGATTGAGCACGGCCTGGCAGCTCGCGCAGCGCGGCGTGCGGGTAATCGTGCTCGAAGCCGACTACGCCGGGCGGCATGCCTCCGGTGTGAACGCCGGTGGAGTGCGGACGCTCGGCCGGCACCTGGCCGAAATCCCGCTGGCGCTGGCGTCTCGGGCTCTCTGGCACAACCTGCCGGAGCTGTTGGGAACCGATGCTAGTTTTGTCGCGAGCGGTCAGCTGAAACTGGCCGAAAATGATGATGAGCTCCAGCAATGTCGGGCACGCGTCGCCGAACTTCAGGCCCATGGCTTCACCCATGAGGTGCTCATCGATCGGCAGGAGGTTTTGGAGCTCCTCCCGACGGTGGCGCCCCATGTGGTGGGCGGCATCTGGGTGGCGGACGATGGCTACGCAACCCCTTACCGTGTAGTGACCGCGGTCCGGCAAGCGGCGGAGCGCCTGGGGATGGTGCTGCATGAACAGACGCCTGCGCTGTCCATCACCCAGCGAGGCACCCGTTGGCAGGTAGAGACGCGCCAAGGGCGGTTCGAGGCGGACCAGTTGGTGGTAACGGCAGGTGCCTGGGCGGGACGGTTGGCGGCCGAGGTGGGCGAGCCGGTACCCACCTATCCGCAAGGGCTGATGCTGATGGTGACCCATCGGGTGGCGCCCTTCTGCAGGCAGGTACTCGGCGCCACCGGCCGCGCCCTGTCCTTCAAGCAGTTTGACAACGGCACGGTGGTCATTGGCGGCAAGCTGATCGGTGCCCTGGACTTCGAGGCGCGCCATGGCGAAGTCGATATCACCCGTCTCGTGACCAGCGCCCAGACAGTGACGGATCTTTTTCCGCACCTCAGGCATCTGGGCATCAACCGCACCTGGTCCGGTATCGAAGCCTTCACCGAGGACGACCTGCCCGTCATCTCGAACAGCAGTCGCGCCAGTGGACTGACCTATTCGTTCGGTTACTGCGGCAGCGGTTTCCAGATGAGTCTCGGTACCGGCCAGCGCGTCGCGCAGCTGGTGCTGGGCGAGTCGTCACCCATCGATCTCGCAGCCTTTGCCATTGATCGCTTCCACAGAGATTCCTCAACCCCCAGGCTAGTAAAGGAGCCTATATGCAACCCATTACCCGTATCGAAACCAACCAGCGTATGA
- a CDS encoding RidA family protein — MQPITRIETNQRMSRVVQYKGGITFVGGQTANDRTQDIKGQTAQVLQKIDDYLAKVGLDKTRILSAQVWLSDIQANFAGMNEVWDAWAPEGQAPARATVESRLAAPELLVEIAIVAAAE, encoded by the coding sequence ATGCAACCCATTACCCGTATCGAAACCAACCAGCGTATGAGCCGGGTCGTCCAGTACAAGGGCGGCATCACCTTCGTCGGCGGCCAGACGGCCAATGATCGAACCCAGGACATCAAGGGGCAGACCGCGCAGGTCCTGCAGAAGATCGACGACTACCTGGCCAAGGTCGGCCTGGACAAGACGCGCATCCTCAGCGCCCAGGTATGGCTGTCGGACATCCAGGCCAACTTCGCCGGCATGAACGAGGTGTGGGACGCCTGGGCACCCGAAGGGCAGGCACCTGCACGGGCCACGGTGGAGTCCAGGCTAGCGGCACCGGAGTTGCTGGTCGAGATCGCTATCGTCGCGGCGGCGGAGTGA
- a CDS encoding helix-turn-helix transcriptional regulator: MTMTLHDIAFHHTVAELIEALDRPHFWRAMARALEQYVHHDSWVALIFSEGRPQVLAESPGDDGAPDRLFQDYLHGLYLLDPFYIASRESPREGLVRLSEIAPDCFEQTDYYQRYFSLNVVADEIQFNVVLPEARTLCLSLGSRQRFRPEQIALLTLVAPWVMALARQRLGYEPEPSGPTAAPPWQERLERMARQVETALTGRELEVARLVLSGYSSKEVARKLAISAETVKVHRKHVYSKLGIKSQSELFAVFLQAQRE, translated from the coding sequence ATGACCATGACCTTGCACGACATCGCCTTCCATCACACCGTGGCCGAACTCATCGAAGCGCTCGATCGCCCGCATTTCTGGCGTGCCATGGCCCGCGCGCTGGAGCAGTACGTACACCATGACAGTTGGGTGGCACTGATCTTCAGCGAGGGGCGCCCGCAGGTGCTGGCCGAAAGTCCCGGCGACGACGGTGCACCCGACCGGCTCTTTCAGGACTACCTGCACGGCCTTTACCTACTCGATCCCTTCTACATCGCCAGTCGGGAGAGCCCGCGTGAAGGTCTGGTGCGGCTGAGCGAAATCGCCCCGGACTGTTTTGAACAAACGGACTACTACCAGCGCTACTTCAGCCTCAACGTGGTCGCTGACGAGATCCAGTTCAATGTGGTCCTCCCCGAGGCTCGTACCCTGTGTCTCTCACTGGGTTCACGGCAACGCTTCCGACCTGAGCAGATTGCCCTGCTCACCCTGGTAGCGCCCTGGGTCATGGCACTGGCGCGCCAGCGCCTGGGCTACGAGCCAGAGCCAAGTGGGCCGACAGCCGCTCCCCCCTGGCAGGAGCGCCTCGAACGGATGGCACGCCAGGTCGAAACGGCGCTGACCGGCCGCGAGCTGGAAGTCGCGCGCCTGGTGCTCAGCGGTTATTCCAGCAAGGAGGTGGCGCGCAAACTGGCCATCTCGGCCGAGACCGTGAAAGTGCACCGCAAGCACGTCTACAGCAAGCTGGGCATCAAGTCGCAATCGGAACTGTTCGCGGTGTTCCTGCAGGCTCAGCGCGAATAA
- a CDS encoding carbon-nitrogen hydrolase family protein, translating into MQVELAQLTGRDGDTAHNLAQALQAIAACRAGTRLLVFPETYLTGFPTPENVAALAEPLNGPSLTAIGKAAAARGLAIAIGFAEDDDGTFYNTTVLMDGQDIVLAYRKTHLWASDRGVFAPGDRYGTALLDGVRVGLLVCFDIEFPESARALGELGAELLIVTNGNMDPYGPTHRTAIMARAMENQAYAVMANRVGAGDDGLVFAGGSAAVDPNGSLLLEAGREPCAQTIDLDFHRLAEARRDYRYLEERRIALPGTRIDHANGVRELLIP; encoded by the coding sequence ATGCAAGTTGAACTCGCTCAGCTCACCGGTCGTGATGGTGATACGGCCCACAATCTCGCCCAGGCCCTGCAAGCCATCGCAGCGTGCAGGGCGGGCACTCGCCTGTTGGTGTTCCCGGAGACCTACCTGACGGGTTTTCCGACGCCGGAAAACGTCGCGGCCCTGGCTGAGCCTTTGAATGGCCCGAGCCTGACCGCCATCGGCAAGGCAGCGGCTGCGCGTGGGCTGGCTATTGCCATCGGTTTTGCCGAGGACGACGACGGCACGTTCTATAACACCACCGTGTTGATGGACGGGCAGGACATCGTGCTGGCCTACCGCAAGACGCACCTGTGGGCGTCGGATCGCGGCGTGTTCGCGCCGGGCGATCGCTACGGCACCGCGCTGCTCGACGGCGTGCGGGTTGGCCTGCTGGTGTGTTTCGACATCGAATTTCCCGAGAGCGCCCGTGCCCTGGGTGAGCTCGGCGCTGAGCTGCTGATCGTCACCAACGGCAACATGGATCCCTACGGGCCGACGCACCGAACCGCGATCATGGCACGGGCGATGGAAAACCAGGCCTATGCGGTCATGGCCAACCGCGTCGGCGCAGGGGACGACGGCCTGGTCTTCGCCGGCGGCAGCGCGGCGGTCGACCCCAACGGCAGCCTGCTGCTGGAAGCCGGTCGCGAGCCGTGCGCACAGACCATCGATCTGGACTTTCATCGCCTGGCCGAGGCCCGCCGTGATTACCGCTACCTGGAAGAGCGGCGCATAGCGCTGCCAGGTACGCGCATCGACCATGCCAATGGTGTGCGTGAGTTACTGATCCCCTGA
- a CDS encoding APC family permease, protein MARLQRSLSLGAVVLFGIAYMTPIIVLGTFGILAEITHGAVSAAYLAAAVAMFFTALSYARMAKLFPVAGSAYSYVRHSISDHLGFIAGWAVLLDYLFLPMAIWLIGAAYLHSAFPQLPQALWVLTFILVTSVINVVGLHLAKGINSILMLVQFLVLLAFVALCVHYVVGDASKPLLSLQPFLGEGMNLSLVMAGAAVACYSFLGFDAVSTLTEETRDPQRTIPRAILLITLIGGLIFVITAYFVQLAHPSTLFESSDAAAYEIARNIGGDLFVSVFLIGLIVGQFTSGLSAQASASRLMFAMGRDGVLPRALLGTLSPRFGTPVGAILVCAVVALLALKLDVATSTSFINFGAFLAFSLVNLSVIVHFARQPQQRGPVQLVLYLLCPLLGLLATLWLMISLDRLAIMLGCSWLMLGGLYLAWLTGGFHRRPPALSFEAEQG, encoded by the coding sequence ATGGCTCGTCTGCAACGATCCCTGTCTCTGGGAGCGGTGGTGCTGTTCGGCATCGCCTACATGACGCCGATCATCGTCCTCGGCACCTTCGGCATCCTGGCCGAGATTACCCATGGCGCGGTATCAGCGGCCTACCTGGCCGCTGCGGTGGCGATGTTCTTCACCGCACTGAGCTATGCGCGCATGGCCAAGCTGTTTCCGGTAGCCGGATCGGCCTATAGCTATGTACGCCACAGCATCAGCGATCATCTCGGGTTCATCGCCGGTTGGGCGGTGTTGCTCGACTATCTGTTCCTGCCGATGGCGATCTGGCTGATCGGTGCGGCCTACCTTCATTCGGCGTTCCCGCAACTGCCGCAGGCGCTTTGGGTGCTCACTTTCATCCTGGTCACCAGCGTGATCAACGTAGTAGGCCTACACCTGGCCAAGGGCATCAACAGCATCCTGATGCTGGTGCAGTTTCTGGTCCTGCTGGCCTTCGTGGCGCTGTGCGTGCATTACGTGGTGGGCGACGCCAGCAAGCCGCTGTTGTCGCTGCAGCCGTTCCTGGGCGAGGGTATGAACCTGTCCCTGGTGATGGCGGGCGCGGCGGTAGCCTGCTACTCCTTCCTGGGCTTCGATGCGGTCAGCACCCTGACCGAGGAAACCCGCGACCCCCAGCGCACCATTCCCAGGGCAATCCTGCTGATCACCCTGATCGGTGGACTGATCTTCGTGATCACCGCCTATTTCGTGCAACTGGCACATCCCTCCACCCTATTCGAGAGCAGCGATGCGGCGGCCTATGAGATCGCCCGCAATATCGGCGGTGATCTGTTTGTGTCGGTCTTCCTGATCGGATTGATCGTCGGTCAGTTCACCTCGGGCTTGTCGGCGCAGGCGAGCGCCTCGCGCCTGATGTTCGCCATGGGCCGCGACGGCGTCCTTCCCCGTGCGCTACTGGGCACCCTGAGTCCGCGGTTCGGTACGCCGGTGGGCGCTATCCTGGTCTGCGCGGTGGTAGCGCTGCTGGCACTCAAGCTTGACGTCGCCACGTCGACCTCATTCATCAACTTCGGCGCCTTTCTGGCGTTCAGCCTGGTGAACCTTTCGGTGATCGTTCACTTCGCGCGCCAGCCCCAGCAGCGTGGTCCCGTCCAACTGGTACTCTACCTGCTGTGTCCGCTTCTCGGCCTTCTGGCGACGCTGTGGCTGATGATCAGCCTAGACCGCCTGGCAATCATGCTCGGCTGTAGCTGGCTGATGCTCGGTGGCCTCTATCTGGCTTGGTTGACGGGCGGTTTTCATCGCCGGCCGCCGGCGCTCAGCTTTGAAGCTGAGCAGGGGTAA
- a CDS encoding 2-keto-3-deoxygluconate permease, which translates to MAQIPIKRSIERVPGGMMIVPLLIGSLVATFLPDMPKFFGSFTNALFTGSLPILAVFYVCMGASIDIKATPYLLKKGGVLFGTKVGTAIVIGVIMGQFLGEQPISSGVFAGLSTLAVVAAMNDTNGGLYMALMGQYGRSEDVGAYSVMSLESGPFLTMVTLGVAGLAAFPWPTLVGAILPLLLGMLLGNLDREMREFLAKAVPVMIPFFALALGASLDLHKVWQAGLLGIGLGVAVVVLTGIPLYFADRASGGTGVAGVAAANTAGNAAAVPALVAAANPIYTEAANSATLLVAACVVVTAVLSPILTASVAKRYQTRHGAAAEGANVSDSSDTRREVIR; encoded by the coding sequence GTGGCCCAGATTCCAATCAAGCGCAGTATCGAGCGTGTACCCGGTGGCATGATGATCGTGCCGTTGTTGATCGGCTCGCTCGTCGCTACCTTCCTGCCGGACATGCCGAAGTTCTTCGGTTCGTTCACCAACGCGTTGTTCACCGGGTCGCTGCCGATCCTGGCAGTGTTTTATGTGTGCATGGGCGCAAGCATCGATATCAAGGCAACGCCTTACCTGCTCAAGAAGGGCGGGGTGCTGTTTGGCACCAAGGTCGGGACTGCGATTGTAATTGGCGTGATCATGGGCCAGTTCCTGGGCGAGCAGCCGATCAGTTCAGGGGTGTTTGCCGGGCTCTCCACTCTGGCTGTGGTAGCAGCGATGAACGATACCAACGGCGGTCTGTACATGGCGCTGATGGGGCAGTACGGGCGCTCCGAAGATGTGGGGGCCTATTCGGTGATGTCGCTGGAGTCGGGCCCGTTCCTAACCATGGTCACCCTGGGCGTTGCCGGGCTAGCGGCCTTTCCTTGGCCGACGCTGGTGGGCGCGATCCTGCCGCTGCTGCTCGGTATGCTGCTGGGCAATCTCGACCGTGAAATGCGCGAGTTCCTGGCCAAGGCCGTACCAGTGATGATCCCCTTCTTCGCCTTGGCACTGGGGGCGAGCCTGGACCTGCACAAGGTGTGGCAGGCCGGCTTACTGGGCATCGGCCTGGGCGTGGCGGTGGTGGTGCTCACGGGTATCCCTCTGTACTTCGCGGACCGCGCGTCGGGAGGTACTGGCGTTGCAGGGGTGGCGGCGGCGAATACCGCAGGCAATGCGGCGGCGGTGCCTGCGCTGGTAGCGGCGGCCAACCCGATCTATACCGAGGCGGCCAATTCCGCCACCTTGTTGGTGGCTGCCTGTGTAGTAGTGACCGCCGTGCTGTCACCGATTCTCACCGCGTCGGTCGCCAAACGTTATCAGACGCGTCACGGTGCGGCAGCGGAGGGCGCGAACGTGAGTGACAGTTCGGACACACGGCGGGAGGTCATTCGATGA